AGCTCCAGCGCGACCAGCACCAGCAGCAACCCGCCGGCGGCCTGGAGCGCCGGCAGGTCGACGTGCAGGTATTCGAGGAGGGTCTGCCCGGCCACCGCGAAGATCACGATTACCCCGAGCGCCAGGGCCACCGCCTGCCAGGCCGCCCGGTGCCGGTCCCGCGCCGGCAGCGGGCCGGTCAACGCGACGAAGATCGGCAGCATGCCCGGCGGGTCGGTGATGACCAGCAGGGTCACGAAGACCTCGCCGAAGAGCTTCAGATCCACCTGATCAACTTATCGGCGCCGCTCTGGCGCGATCAGGGGATCAGCCGGAAGCGACCTCGGTCACCCCGCCGGCCTCGGCGACGATCCGCTCGTACGCCTCCACCCCGGTGGTGAACGCCCCCAGCTGGACCGTCTTGTGCGTGCCGTGGAAGTCGGAAGAACCGGTGACCAGCAGCCCCAGCTCGGCGGCGAGGGCGCGGACGTGCGCCCGCTCCGCCGGCGAGTGGTCCTCGTGGTCGGCCTCCAGGCCGGCGAGCCCGGCCGCGGCCAGGTCGGCGATCAGCTCGTCGGGCACCACCCGGCCCCGTCGGGTGGCGCGGGGGTGGGCGAACACCGGAACGCCGCCGGCGGCGCGCACCAGCCGGACGGCGTGGAAGACCTCGATGTCCTCCTTGGGCAACCGGTAGCGCTCCCCCAGCCAGTCCGGCCCGAAGGCCTCGTTGGTGCTGGCGACCAGGCCGGCCCGGATCAGCGCCTGCGCGATGTGCGGACGCCCCACGGTCCCGCCGCGCGCGCCGGCCAGGATCTCCGGCCAACTGACGTCGACGCCGTCGGCACGCAGCAGGTCGACGATCCGCTCTCCCCGCTGCTCCCGGGCGACCCGCACCCGGGCCAGCTCCGCGACCAGGTCGGGGTGCTCGGGGTCGAAGAGGTACGCCAGCAGGTGCAGCGGGACGGCCGACTCGGCGCCGAACCAGCGGCAGGAGATCTCCGCGCCCCGCACCAGGCGCAACCCCGGGGGCAGCGCGGCGAGCGCCGGCGCCCAGCCGGCGGTCGTGTCGTGGTCGGTGATCGCCACCACGCCGAGGCCCGCCTCGGCGGCCGCGCGGACCAGCTCGGGCGGGCTGAGGGTGCCGTCGCTGGCGGTGGAGTGGGTGTGCAGGTCGATGCGGACCGGCGGGCGGGTGGGCAAGCTCACCGCCCGACGCTATCGGGGTCAGGAGCGGCTGACGATCACCGGAGGGTTGGTCGGCCCCGCCGCGGGCACCGGGTGCGCCTCGGCACGTCCGCCGCCCACCACGTTCTCGACCCGCAGCCGGATCAGCTGGCCCGCGGCGTCCACGTACGCCGCGTCCTCCTCGGACGTCCAGATCACCGCGCCGGTGACCGGCGGACCGGCGGGGTGGGCTGTCTCGACCGCCTCGCTGCCCAGCCGTTCGAGGTCGACCAGCAGGGCGCTGGCCGTGCGCCCCTGCTCGCCGTTCACCAGCAGCCACCGCCCGTCCGTCGAGACCGCGCCGAGCCCGTCCCCGCTCAGGTTCGGCCCGCACCCGGTGCTCACCGGGTCCAAGCCCTGGCTCGGGTCGAGCAGGGCCAGACAGGGACGGCTGGAGTTGTCGGCGGCGAGCTGCGCGACCACGCGGCCGTCGGGAAGCACACCGTAGAGGTGCAGGCTCTTCCGGTCGGCCCGCTCCGTGCGCAGCTCCGCCCCGGGGGACCACAGGACATGTCCGGGCCGGTCCGCGGTCAGCCGCACCAGCACGGCGTCGCCGACGAACCCGACCAGTCGGGCCGTGGCCGGTGCCGGCGTCCCCACCGGCGCGATGAGCTGGGCGCTGACGACACCGGCCGCGAACAGCTCGTCTCCGTCGCGCCAGGCCACGGCCCGGCCGTCGCCGGACACCACGATGGCTTCCGCGCCGGCCAGCAGCACCTGGACGACGCCCTTCGGGCTGACGGCCCAGAGCGTACGGCCGGCGGTGGTCGGGGCGCCGACCACCAGCCAACCGGCGTTGTCGGGCAGCCGCTGGGCCCGCTCGGCCGGCCCGACCCCGACGAGGGGCACCCGCTGACCGTTGGCGCTGGTGAGGACGTCGCCGACGATCATGTCGACTCCGGCCGGCGGCCCGAGGGGCCCCGCCGGCTCGGACGGGAGGGCGTCCGGCCGCCCGCTGGCGTTCGGGTCGCCGAGCACCACCGTCGGCCGGGTGGGCCGGTTCTGGTCGACGGTGAGCTGGGCGATCCCGGTGCTGACCGCGACCGTGGCGACGGCGGCCATCGCCAGCCCGGTGACGGTGCGTCGGCGCTGGACCCGGCGGGCCCGCCGGATGGCGACACCGGCCGGGTCGACGGCCGGCGGCCGGGGCACCGCGACCTGCCGGGAGAACGACTCCCGCACCGCCCGTTCCAGCTCGTCCTGCGTCACGTGGAATGGACGCGTCGGGGCGTCGGTCAGGTTGTCACTCCGACGCGGGTTGCCGCTCACCGCTGCTTCCCGGTGGCGCTGACTTCCCGGGCTCCGGCGTCGGTCGCCGCCCCGAAGGCGGCCGCGGGCACGGGTGCGTCCTCCTCGGTCACGCTCAGGAGCGCGTTCGCGGGGACGGCGAGGTCCCCGACCCCCGCGCCGCCCGTGCCCGTGCCCGTGCGCGGGGCGGGCGTGCGGCGGGCGGGCGTGGCGGCCGGCGTCGGCGCGGCATCGGGCGTGGCGTCGGGGTCGGTCGGCGTCACGGTCGGTTCGAAGGGCGTCGTGCCGGCGGGCCCGGACGGTGGCTGCGAGGGTACGGCCGGCCGGATCCTCCGGGACGGCCGCTGCGGCGCGGGCGCCGGCTCCGGTGCGGCCGGCAGGTCGAGTGCGGCCTCGGCGCCCATCCGGCGCCGGAGGGTGGCGAGGGCACGGGACGTCTGGCTCTTCACCGTGCCCGTCGAGATGTCGAGCAGGGCGGCGGTCTGCGCCTCGGACATGTCCTCGTAGAAGCGGAACACCAGGATCGCGCGCTGCCGGGCGGGCAGCGCCCGCAGGTGCCGCCAGAGCAGGTCCCGGTCGAGCTGCCGCTCGATCTCGTCAGCCGCGGGCCGCTCCGGGAGCACCTCGGTGGGCCGCTCGCCGTGCCAGCGCCGCCGCCACCAGCTGGTCGACGTGTTGACCATCACACGTCGGGCGTACGGCTCGATCGCCTCGATCCCGCCGAGCCGCTTCCAGGCCAGGTAGGTCTTCGTCAGCGCGGTCTGGAGCAGGTCCTCGGCGGTCGCCCAGTCGCCCGCCAGCAGATAGGCGGTGCGCAGCAGCGCACTGGAGCGAGCCGCGACGAACTCGCGGAACTCCTCCTCCAGTGGATCCCTGCCCACCACCGCTCACCCCCCCCATGACGTGGCCGTCCTGGCAGGTTGCCATGGCCGGGACGCACCTGACCACGGTAAAAGGTGCTCAGTTCATCCTATGTTCGGACCGATTCGGTCATGCGCCGTCATCGGCCTTGGCCTCGTCCTGCTCCTTGCCCAAGCGGGCCTCGACGGCCTGCGGCTCGTACATCTCTTCGACGACGCGCAGGTAGAGCTCGTTCGGGTTGGGGAGATTCTTGATCTCCCGGAGCGCCTGCTCCTGGCCGGCGGACTCCAGCACGAACGTGCCGTAGTTGAGCGCCCGGCCGCTGGGGGTCTGCTCGTACTTCATGTCGGTGACCCGGACCAGCGGCATCATGGCGACCCGCCGGGTGATGATCCCGTTGACCACCATCACCCGCTTGTTGGTCAGGATGAAGCGGTCGTACCACCAGTCGGCTACCTTCCAGGCCACCCAGCCCATCACCGCGAACCAGAGCAGCACCGCGACGGTCGTGAGCGCCCCGACGTCCTGCCCGGCGAGGAAGCCGGAGAGGTAGCCGAGGACGAAGGTCGCCGCGATGCCGATGAGGATCGGCGTGGCGAGGTGGATCCAGTGCCGCTTCCACTCGCCCCGGAAGCGCTCGGTCGGGAAGAGGTAGCGGGCGACCAGCGAGCTGGGCTCGTCCTCCAGCGGCAACACCCGCCGGGGGGCGTTGCCCGCCGCGTCGGCCCGCAGGCCGGCCAGCTCGTCCTCGGAGATGATCGGCGACTGGTAGCCGGCCTCCGGGTCGTTGATCCAGGCCCGCCCGGACCGGCCCTCACCGGCATAGGCCGGGCCGTCGCCGTAGCCGACGTCGTCCGAAAGGGAGGGACCGTCGGAGAGGCCGGGACCGGAGCCGTAGCCAGGCCCCTCGTCCGGGGGAACTCGGGGAATGGGCTCGGTGTCGCGCTCCCGGCGCTCCCGGTCGGGGTCGTCGGGGTCGAACGGTGGGCCGGAGGGGCTACCCATCGACGGTTAGGCGACGAGGCTGGTGAAGAAGTCGCCGAATCCCTGGGCGATGTCCATGATCCCGCCGCCCAGCGACTTGAACACATCCGCCGCGGAGTTTGGCCGATAGGCGACGAAGAAGATCAAGAATGCGATACCGGCCCAGGTGAGGACCTTCTTGACCATGGCGGGCCATCCTCTCGCGCGGCGCCGGGTCCCATTACCGCAGCGGCACCCAGAGTATCAGTGTGGTGTCGTACAGTGAATATCTGCGTCCGTTCTCCGTCATTCCGGGAGGCTTGTCAAGCCCTCCCGTGCAGATACGGGGACGGTGCGCCGTACACGAGCTCGGGTGGCGTCCACTCGGTCAGGTCGTGCAACTCCACGTCCTCCGCGAGCAGATGCCCCGCGCTCGCCGGCCAGGCTATCGCATGTAGCCACATTCCCCGAGCCTCGCCGGCGTACGCGCTTCGATCCGTCGGCGAGTGCACCAGCCACAGTGGAGTAGGGTGTCCGGCCGCCCTGATGCGGGCCTGGCCGACGTGCTCGGGGTGGCCCGGGCCGGGATCGGTCAGGGCGTCCGCGAGTTCCGGCCCGGGATCCGGCCCGACCAGGCCGGCGAGCCGGGTGCCCAGGCCGACGCCCGGCTCCTCGGCCACGAAGACCAGGTCGGCCGGGCCGCCGCCGAGCGGCGCCGGGCCCGCGCAGGCGACCGCGGTGGCGCGTACGCCGGTGCGGTCGTCGCCCGCGTAGGCCACGCCCGTCATCGTCCACCCCGGCGGGAGCGGCCACGGACACCACAGCGGCGCGGGCCGTCGCCGGGGCGGATCCGCCGTGCCCAGGATCCGTTCCACCACGCTGGCCACGATCTCGGCTCCGATGTGCTCCGGCACGTGCAGCGGCGACACCGGCCCACAGCGCACGCACCGCGTCTCGCTGTGCATGAGGTCCGGTGGCCGGACCGGGCCGCCGCATCTGGGGCAACTCACCGCGACACTCACATCCCCACCGTCACCCCGCGAGCCGGGACCGTCAAGCGGAGCGGCGGTTTCCGACCCGCCCGGGCCGCACGGCTACGGTGCGCGCCCGGCCCGGCGGCGCAGGTCCCGGCCGGCGGCGCTCGTCGCGGTAGGGCGGGGCGGGACCGGGGCCGGCGGCTGGTGGGCGGGTCAGGCCGGAGGTGGACCCGCGTGGGCCCGGATCCAGGCGTGCATGGCGATGCCGCTGGCCACCCCGGCGTTGATGGAGCGGGTCGAGCCGTACTGGGCGATCGAGAAGAGCTGGTCGCAGGCCGCTCGGGCCGGGTCCGAAAGGCCGGGGCCCTCCTGCCCGAAGAGCAGGACGCAGCGCCGCGGCAGGGTCGTGGTCTCCAGGGGACGGGAACCCGGCAGGTTGTCGATGCCGACGACCGGCAGGTCGCCTCCCGCCGCCCACGCCACGAACTCCTCGATCGTCTCGTGGTGCCGGACGTGCTGGTAGCGGTCGGTCACCATCGCGCCACGCCGGTTCCACCGCCGCCGTCCCACGATGTGCACCTCGGCGGCGAGGAAGGCGTTGGCGTTGCGGACCACCGTGCCGATGTTGAAGTCGTGCTGCCAGTTCTCGATCGCCACGTGGAAGTCGTGCCGGCGGCGGTCCAGGTCGGCCACGACCGCTTCGCGCCGCCAGTAGCGGTAGCGGTCGACCACGTTGCGCCGGTCTCCCTCGGCGAGCAGCTCCGGGTCGTACCGCGGGTCGTCCGGCGGGTCACCCGCCCAGGGGCCCACACCGACATCGAGCTGGTCACCGGTCACAATCCGGAGAGCGTACGACCTGTCGGAAGCGCCGTGCCCACGCCCTCCGGCGGGCCGGGTCAGCGCAGGCCCAGGGCGTCGCCGAGCCGGTCGAGGAACCGGCGGTCGGCCGGCGCGGGCCCCATTCCGGTGAGCAGCACCCCGCCGGCCGGCACGGGGCGGCAGACGCGGGCGGCGACCGACTGCACCCACTGGCGGTACGCGGCGGAGTCGGCCGGGTCGGCCCGGCGGTCGAGCACCCGGACCGCGGCCCGGCAGGACGCGAGGAGGTCCACCAGGTCCACGCTCCCGTCACCGGCGGTCGGCGGCCCGGCGTCGTGGCGGGCGTAGATGGCGGAGACCACGGCGCGGACCAGGTCGCTGTCGAAGGAGCGGCCCGCGGCCACCGCCTCCAGGCCGGCGAGTCCTTCGGAAACGCCCCGGCGGGGCCGGCCCGGGCCGGGCGCGGCGGCGACCACGATGACCCGGCCGGGCAGGCTGGTGAGCAGATCCCACTCGGCGGCCGAGTAGACGGCGGTGGTCAGCGGTGCGGCGCGGCGTCCGGCAGAGGGCGGCTCTCCGGCGACGGAGTGGCTCATGGGGACCTCCGGCGCCAGCATATGCCCCGGATCGCGAAAAGGGCCCCATCCGACCGGAACACGGCGGGCCGAGCCTCGCACCAGGGCACCGACCACCCCGGCGGCGCCCCCGGCCGCCGGCCCGGGTTCGTCCCGGAGCCGGCGGGTCGGGTCAGCGCGCGGCCGCTCTGCCCGGGCCGGTCAGCGCGGGTCGGGTCGGCGCGGCTCGGGGAAGCTGGGCCGCTCCGGGTCGACGCCCGCGGGAACGGCGGCGGCGGCGTACTCGCGCTTGGGGACCATGACCCGGCGGCGGAACACGCAGACCATCGTGCCGTCCTGGTTGTAGCCGCGGGTCTCCACCGCCACGACGCCGCGGTCGGGCTTGGAGGCCGACTCCCGCTTGTCCAGGACGGTGGTCTCGCCGTAGATGGTGTCGCCGTGGAAGGTGGGGGCGACGTGGCGGAGCGACTCGACCTCCAGGTTGGCGATCGCCTTGCCGCTCACGTCGGGGACGGACATGCCGAGCAGCAGGGAGTAGATGTAGTTGCCGACCACGACGTTGCGCTTGAACTGGCTCGCCGACTCGGCGTAGTGGGCGTCCAGGTGGAGCGGATGGTGGTTCATCGTGAGCAGGCAGAAGAGGTGGTCGTCGTACTCGGTGACGGTCTTGCCCGGCCAGTGCCGGTAGACCGCGCCGACCTCGAACTCCTCGTAGTAGCGGCCGAACTGCACCCTTGCCCCCTTCGACGGACGGCGATGAAGTTCGGCACAGCATGCCTTATCGAGGGTTAAGGAGACCGCCGGGGCGCGGGCCACGCGGAAATGTCACACCGGCCGCACCTGGGGGGAGACGCAATGAGCGGCGGGGCCCTCCCCGGCACCCGCCGCCCACGCTCTGATGCGGAAGATTCTGCCGTACACCCGTCCGGCTCGAACAGAGATCCAGCTCACATTTATTGTTTCGTAACACTACGTTGAGTAATCAACGGCGACCGTGAGGGCGATCTCCGCAGGCCCGATACCCCCTTGTCACGCGTCGATTCTTCGATGAGCCACGCATGATCCGCTCGATTGACCTGGAAACGCTCCCATCACTTTTCGTCACGCAAGTGCGACGTGCATGTGCGTTGCGCACGGCCGG
This genomic stretch from Micromonospora krabiensis harbors:
- a CDS encoding SigE family RNA polymerase sigma factor gives rise to the protein MGRDPLEEEFREFVAARSSALLRTAYLLAGDWATAEDLLQTALTKTYLAWKRLGGIEAIEPYARRVMVNTSTSWWRRRWHGERPTEVLPERPAADEIERQLDRDLLWRHLRALPARQRAILVFRFYEDMSEAQTAALLDISTGTVKSQTSRALATLRRRMGAEAALDLPAAPEPAPAPQRPSRRIRPAVPSQPPSGPAGTTPFEPTVTPTDPDATPDAAPTPAATPARRTPAPRTGTGTGGAGVGDLAVPANALLSVTEEDAPVPAAAFGAATDAGAREVSATGKQR
- a CDS encoding DUF6758 family protein, translating into MSVAVSCPRCGGPVRPPDLMHSETRCVRCGPVSPLHVPEHIGAEIVASVVERILGTADPPRRRPAPLWCPWPLPPGWTMTGVAYAGDDRTGVRATAVACAGPAPLGGGPADLVFVAEEPGVGLGTRLAGLVGPDPGPELADALTDPGPGHPEHVGQARIRAAGHPTPLWLVHSPTDRSAYAGEARGMWLHAIAWPASAGHLLAEDVELHDLTEWTPPELVYGAPSPYLHGRA
- a CDS encoding PHP domain-containing protein — translated: MPTRPPVRIDLHTHSTASDGTLSPPELVRAAAEAGLGVVAITDHDTTAGWAPALAALPPGLRLVRGAEISCRWFGAESAVPLHLLAYLFDPEHPDLVAELARVRVAREQRGERIVDLLRADGVDVSWPEILAGARGGTVGRPHIAQALIRAGLVASTNEAFGPDWLGERYRLPKEDIEVFHAVRLVRAAGGVPVFAHPRATRRGRVVPDELIADLAAAGLAGLEADHEDHSPAERAHVRALAAELGLLVTGSSDFHGTHKTVQLGAFTTGVEAYERIVAEAGGVTEVASG
- a CDS encoding MaoC family dehydratase produces the protein MQFGRYYEEFEVGAVYRHWPGKTVTEYDDHLFCLLTMNHHPLHLDAHYAESASQFKRNVVVGNYIYSLLLGMSVPDVSGKAIANLEVESLRHVAPTFHGDTIYGETTVLDKRESASKPDRGVVAVETRGYNQDGTMVCVFRRRVMVPKREYAAAAVPAGVDPERPSFPEPRRPDPR
- a CDS encoding PH domain-containing protein, with the protein product MGSPSGPPFDPDDPDRERRERDTEPIPRVPPDEGPGYGSGPGLSDGPSLSDDVGYGDGPAYAGEGRSGRAWINDPEAGYQSPIISEDELAGLRADAAGNAPRRVLPLEDEPSSLVARYLFPTERFRGEWKRHWIHLATPILIGIAATFVLGYLSGFLAGQDVGALTTVAVLLWFAVMGWVAWKVADWWYDRFILTNKRVMVVNGIITRRVAMMPLVRVTDMKYEQTPSGRALNYGTFVLESAGQEQALREIKNLPNPNELYLRVVEEMYEPQAVEARLGKEQDEAKADDGA
- a CDS encoding TrmH family RNA methyltransferase, which encodes MTGDQLDVGVGPWAGDPPDDPRYDPELLAEGDRRNVVDRYRYWRREAVVADLDRRRHDFHVAIENWQHDFNIGTVVRNANAFLAAEVHIVGRRRWNRRGAMVTDRYQHVRHHETIEEFVAWAAGGDLPVVGIDNLPGSRPLETTTLPRRCVLLFGQEGPGLSDPARAACDQLFSIAQYGSTRSINAGVASGIAMHAWIRAHAGPPPA